A part of Crassostrea angulata isolate pt1a10 chromosome 5, ASM2561291v2, whole genome shotgun sequence genomic DNA contains:
- the LOC128186164 gene encoding uncharacterized protein LOC128186164 — protein MKFEIAVLLICCFQCVLSGCWWWRCAHVGKGSTEKEKKTKASLPCNFELFDQNRDGVINIEEFAMKSPGMDKTKLQKLFDTVDKNKNKLISSTEYKDGLKHLHDQGLLGSCH, from the exons ATGAAGTTTGAGATCGCTGTGTTGTTGATCTGTTGCTTCCAATGTGTCCTCTCTGGATGTTGGTGGTGGCGATGTGCACACGTTGGCAAG GGTTCGACtgaaaaagagaagaaaacGAAAGCCTCGTTGCCATGCAACTTTGAACTTTTTGACCAAAACCGAGACGGTGTCATCAACATTGAAGAGTTCGCCATGAAGTCACCGGGAATGGACAAGACTAAATTACAGAAATTATTTGACACAGTTGACAAAAATA agAATAAACTGATTTCATCCACGGAATACAAAGACGGATTAAAACATTTGCATGACCAAGGCCTACTCGGATCTTGTCACTAA
- the LOC128186359 gene encoding uncharacterized protein LOC128186359 isoform X3, translated as MLSGKMLKILLLFSSCVAVFILECQVYGTIIARCDGQMDTGDFFSVNYTAINSHCNCTILPRYDGSLKFASNTIQKNCYTEITIHELPELNSTLIPCKGERQTPTFKVTQDSLFYMTSRSVNITSAPQRFLQNIRIFGIADDNSSKALISVTCGATLQSSSAKPSDVITTADNGYSSTTGANGNFVTKTSPDAVSTYSKKDLENIQPPSTTEEIQYSIFVAVGSGIVVIAVVFVMIFCIRRRTHERGTNKSDKLLCGGQRNVASGNKELPYNPLYHQFNNEADGGYSTMEDVNRSPCDELPDNPLYLSHQENTKASGPASMVEEKTGKEDIPMLETGSNAIYAQPNKVPKGPKSEVEDISQTENVYAQVKKLDKK; from the exons ATGCTTTCAggaaaaatgttgaaaattcttcttttgttttcatCCTGTGTCGCTGTTTTCATTTTGGAATGCCAAGTATATG GTACAATAATTGCCAGATGTGACGGACAGATGGATACCGGAGATTTCTTCAGTGTGAACTACACCGCCATAAACTCACACTGTAACTGTACAATACTCCCAAGATATGATGGAAGTTTAAAATTTGCATCGAATACcatacaaaaaaattgttatacgGAAATCACCATACATGAATTGCCGGAACTGAATAGTACTTTGATACCATGTAAAGGCGAGAGACAAACACCAACATTCAAAGTAACACAAGACAGTTTGTTTTATATGACATCCCGATCGGTCAACATTACCTCAGCACCACAAAGATTTCTCCAGAATATCAGAATATTTGGAa TTGCAGACGACAATTCGTCGAAGGCATTGATTTCTGTTACTTGTGGGGCAACATTACAAAGTTCATCAGCAAAGCCCAGTGATGTAATAACAACGGCAGATAATGGTTATTCGTCAACTACGGGTGCAAATGGCAATTTTGTCACTAAAACTTCAC CAGATGCAGTTTCAACGTATTCCAAAAAGGATCTAGAGAATATTCAACCCCCCTCtacaacagaggaaattcagt ACTCAATATTTGTGGCTGTAGGAAGTGGAATTGTCGTTATAGCTGTTGTTTTTGTGATGATTTTCTGTATACg GAGAAGAACCCACGAAAGAGGTACAAATAAATCTGACAAACTGCTGTGCGGAGGGCAACGCAACGTGGCCAGTGGCAACAAGGAACTTCCGTACAATCCTCTTTATCACCAGTTCAATAACGAGGCTGACGGAGGATATTCAACAATGGAGGACGTAAACAGAAGTCCTTGCGATGAACTTCCAGACAACCCCTTGTATCTTTCTCATCAAGAGAACACAAAGGCAAGTGGCCCAGCCAGCATGGTGGAAGAAAAGACAGGAAAGGAAGATATTCCAATGTTAGAGACCGGTAGTAATGCAATTTATGCTCAACCAAATAAGGTTCCAAAAGGACCGAAGTCTGAGGTGGAAGATATCAGTCAGACTGAAAATGTGTATGCTCAAGTTAAAAAActggataaaaaatga
- the LOC128186359 gene encoding uncharacterized protein LOC128186359 isoform X4, with amino-acid sequence MLSGKMLKILLLFSSCVAVFILECQVYGTIIARCDGQMDTGDFFSVNYTAINSHCNCTILPRYDGSLKFASNTIQKNCYTEITIHELPELNSTLIPCKGERQTPTFKVTQDSLFYMTSRSVNITSAPQRFLQNIRIFGIADDNSSKALISVTCGATLQSSSAKPSDVITTADNGYSSTTGANGNFVTKTSHLESIQPPSTTEEIQYSIFVAVGSGIVVIAVVFVMIFCIRRRTHERGTNKSDKLLCGGQRNVASGNKELPYNPLYHQFNNEADGGYSTMEDVNRSPCDELPDNPLYLSHQENTKASGPASMVEEKTGKEDIPMLETGSNAIYAQPNKVPKGPKSEVEDISQTENVYAQVKKLDKK; translated from the exons ATGCTTTCAggaaaaatgttgaaaattcttcttttgttttcatCCTGTGTCGCTGTTTTCATTTTGGAATGCCAAGTATATG GTACAATAATTGCCAGATGTGACGGACAGATGGATACCGGAGATTTCTTCAGTGTGAACTACACCGCCATAAACTCACACTGTAACTGTACAATACTCCCAAGATATGATGGAAGTTTAAAATTTGCATCGAATACcatacaaaaaaattgttatacgGAAATCACCATACATGAATTGCCGGAACTGAATAGTACTTTGATACCATGTAAAGGCGAGAGACAAACACCAACATTCAAAGTAACACAAGACAGTTTGTTTTATATGACATCCCGATCGGTCAACATTACCTCAGCACCACAAAGATTTCTCCAGAATATCAGAATATTTGGAa TTGCAGACGACAATTCGTCGAAGGCATTGATTTCTGTTACTTGTGGGGCAACATTACAAAGTTCATCAGCAAAGCCCAGTGATGTAATAACAACGGCAGATAATGGTTATTCGTCAACTACGGGTGCAAATGGCAATTTTGTCACTAAAACTTCACATCTAGAGAGTATTCAACCCCCCTCtacaacagaggaaattcagt ACTCAATATTTGTGGCTGTAGGAAGTGGAATTGTCGTTATAGCTGTTGTTTTTGTGATGATTTTCTGTATACg GAGAAGAACCCACGAAAGAGGTACAAATAAATCTGACAAACTGCTGTGCGGAGGGCAACGCAACGTGGCCAGTGGCAACAAGGAACTTCCGTACAATCCTCTTTATCACCAGTTCAATAACGAGGCTGACGGAGGATATTCAACAATGGAGGACGTAAACAGAAGTCCTTGCGATGAACTTCCAGACAACCCCTTGTATCTTTCTCATCAAGAGAACACAAAGGCAAGTGGCCCAGCCAGCATGGTGGAAGAAAAGACAGGAAAGGAAGATATTCCAATGTTAGAGACCGGTAGTAATGCAATTTATGCTCAACCAAATAAGGTTCCAAAAGGACCGAAGTCTGAGGTGGAAGATATCAGTCAGACTGAAAATGTGTATGCTCAAGTTAAAAAActggataaaaaatga
- the LOC128186359 gene encoding uncharacterized protein LOC128186359 isoform X2 — protein MLSGKMLKILLLFSSCVAVFILECQVYGTIIARCDGQMDTGDFFSVNYTAINSHCNCTILPRYDGSLKFASNTIQKNCYTEITIHELPELNSTLIPCKGERQTPTFKVTQDSLFYMTSRSVNITSAPQRFLQNIRIFGIADDNSSKALISVTCGATLQSSSAKPSDVITTADNGYSSTTGANGNFVTKTSHLESIQPPSTTEEIQYAVSTYSKKDLENIQPPSTTEEIQYSIFVAVGSGIVVIAVVFVMIFCIRRRTHERGTNKSDKLLCGGQRNVASGNKELPYNPLYHQFNNEADGGYSTMEDVNRSPCDELPDNPLYLSHQENTKASGPASMVEEKTGKEDIPMLETGSNAIYAQPNKVPKGPKSEVEDISQTENVYAQVKKLDKK, from the exons ATGCTTTCAggaaaaatgttgaaaattcttcttttgttttcatCCTGTGTCGCTGTTTTCATTTTGGAATGCCAAGTATATG GTACAATAATTGCCAGATGTGACGGACAGATGGATACCGGAGATTTCTTCAGTGTGAACTACACCGCCATAAACTCACACTGTAACTGTACAATACTCCCAAGATATGATGGAAGTTTAAAATTTGCATCGAATACcatacaaaaaaattgttatacgGAAATCACCATACATGAATTGCCGGAACTGAATAGTACTTTGATACCATGTAAAGGCGAGAGACAAACACCAACATTCAAAGTAACACAAGACAGTTTGTTTTATATGACATCCCGATCGGTCAACATTACCTCAGCACCACAAAGATTTCTCCAGAATATCAGAATATTTGGAa TTGCAGACGACAATTCGTCGAAGGCATTGATTTCTGTTACTTGTGGGGCAACATTACAAAGTTCATCAGCAAAGCCCAGTGATGTAATAACAACGGCAGATAATGGTTATTCGTCAACTACGGGTGCAAATGGCAATTTTGTCACTAAAACTTCACATCTAGAGAGTATTCAACCCCCCTCtacaacagaggaaattcagt ATGCAGTTTCAACGTATTCCAAAAAGGATCTAGAGAATATTCAACCCCCCTCtacaacagaggaaattcagt ACTCAATATTTGTGGCTGTAGGAAGTGGAATTGTCGTTATAGCTGTTGTTTTTGTGATGATTTTCTGTATACg GAGAAGAACCCACGAAAGAGGTACAAATAAATCTGACAAACTGCTGTGCGGAGGGCAACGCAACGTGGCCAGTGGCAACAAGGAACTTCCGTACAATCCTCTTTATCACCAGTTCAATAACGAGGCTGACGGAGGATATTCAACAATGGAGGACGTAAACAGAAGTCCTTGCGATGAACTTCCAGACAACCCCTTGTATCTTTCTCATCAAGAGAACACAAAGGCAAGTGGCCCAGCCAGCATGGTGGAAGAAAAGACAGGAAAGGAAGATATTCCAATGTTAGAGACCGGTAGTAATGCAATTTATGCTCAACCAAATAAGGTTCCAAAAGGACCGAAGTCTGAGGTGGAAGATATCAGTCAGACTGAAAATGTGTATGCTCAAGTTAAAAAActggataaaaaatga
- the LOC128186359 gene encoding uncharacterized protein LOC128186359 isoform X1: MLSGKMLKILLLFSSCVAVFILECQVYGTIIARCDGQMDTGDFFSVNYTAINSHCNCTILPRYDGSLKFASNTIQKNCYTEITIHELPELNSTLIPCKGERQTPTFKVTQDSLFYMTSRSVNITSAPQRFLQNIRIFGIADDNSSKALISVTCGATLQSSSAKPSDVITTADNGYSSTTGANGNFVTKTSHLESIQPPSTTEEIQSKHSFVTKTSPDAVSTYSKKDLENIQPPSTTEEIQYSIFVAVGSGIVVIAVVFVMIFCIRRRTHERGTNKSDKLLCGGQRNVASGNKELPYNPLYHQFNNEADGGYSTMEDVNRSPCDELPDNPLYLSHQENTKASGPASMVEEKTGKEDIPMLETGSNAIYAQPNKVPKGPKSEVEDISQTENVYAQVKKLDKK; this comes from the exons ATGCTTTCAggaaaaatgttgaaaattcttcttttgttttcatCCTGTGTCGCTGTTTTCATTTTGGAATGCCAAGTATATG GTACAATAATTGCCAGATGTGACGGACAGATGGATACCGGAGATTTCTTCAGTGTGAACTACACCGCCATAAACTCACACTGTAACTGTACAATACTCCCAAGATATGATGGAAGTTTAAAATTTGCATCGAATACcatacaaaaaaattgttatacgGAAATCACCATACATGAATTGCCGGAACTGAATAGTACTTTGATACCATGTAAAGGCGAGAGACAAACACCAACATTCAAAGTAACACAAGACAGTTTGTTTTATATGACATCCCGATCGGTCAACATTACCTCAGCACCACAAAGATTTCTCCAGAATATCAGAATATTTGGAa TTGCAGACGACAATTCGTCGAAGGCATTGATTTCTGTTACTTGTGGGGCAACATTACAAAGTTCATCAGCAAAGCCCAGTGATGTAATAACAACGGCAGATAATGGTTATTCGTCAACTACGGGTGCAAATGGCAATTTTGTCACTAAAACTTCACATCTAGAGAGTATTCAACCCCCCTCtacaacagaggaaattcagt caaAACACAGCTTTGTCACTAAAACTTCACCAGATGCAGTTTCAACGTATTCCAAAAAGGATCTAGAGAATATTCAACCCCCCTCtacaacagaggaaattcagt ACTCAATATTTGTGGCTGTAGGAAGTGGAATTGTCGTTATAGCTGTTGTTTTTGTGATGATTTTCTGTATACg GAGAAGAACCCACGAAAGAGGTACAAATAAATCTGACAAACTGCTGTGCGGAGGGCAACGCAACGTGGCCAGTGGCAACAAGGAACTTCCGTACAATCCTCTTTATCACCAGTTCAATAACGAGGCTGACGGAGGATATTCAACAATGGAGGACGTAAACAGAAGTCCTTGCGATGAACTTCCAGACAACCCCTTGTATCTTTCTCATCAAGAGAACACAAAGGCAAGTGGCCCAGCCAGCATGGTGGAAGAAAAGACAGGAAAGGAAGATATTCCAATGTTAGAGACCGGTAGTAATGCAATTTATGCTCAACCAAATAAGGTTCCAAAAGGACCGAAGTCTGAGGTGGAAGATATCAGTCAGACTGAAAATGTGTATGCTCAAGTTAAAAAActggataaaaaatga